Sequence from the Rutidosis leptorrhynchoides isolate AG116_Rl617_1_P2 chromosome 3, CSIRO_AGI_Rlap_v1, whole genome shotgun sequence genome:
tctcccgaacaaACGAAGAAGAGGACACGATACGTacttgatgagatgattcagactccgcccaCTCAATACGTCACTAGGTCTAGAACTTCGACTCCTATCTTTCGCCCAACAGTTACTGAACCTATTGGTGATAAGGACCAAGACTTAGAGCCTTTTAGGACTCCTTCACCCaattccgtatcacatccaataataacaataaaccctACACTAAATgaggcttcggtaggcaagagatctgaacacacggatggtaaaaagaccagacagaccatccaatctaaacaggatttAAGAATAAATCCCACCTCTTGGGTTGTATTGTGATGAAATATCATatgaatgtatgaatatctatgaaggttgatatgaatattgagaggaaaagtcaattGGTCAAGATTGACTTTTCCACAATTTTCTTGAACTCCTTTTTTAAACTTTGGCTATTGTGTGAAGTTCTTCCTTCTAAGGTTAccttgtgggatatatatagccctcgtttatatcccaccattacaaggcttagcacacaatctatgcaattcccggggacctaacaatctccccctttgcatTGATTGTGTGCAAAAATTTAGCAACCTTACTAATTACATACAAAAAATCTAAAACTACTAATCTAGTCTTCGATTTATGTATGTTGCCGTTGTTGACGatcttgaatttcttgaattcttggagcttcaacggacttcttgagaatcttctttgaATTTGCAAATTGCTGAAGATCTCGTACTTTCCCttatatctccccctcaaaatgtgattaacCCTTAAGCATATTTTAATCTGAGAAGGACATGGTATCAGAGCATACGCAAAGATAATCGGTATTGAATCTTCATGCATAGCTCCCCCTTGAGTAATGCGGAAACTTAATCAAGGTATCGGAGTCAGGCATCGTGGTAAGCATGTGTTCACTCCCCCTGGAAAGAATAACCGGTGCTCCCCGCGGAAGTaagaacactttctcccccttaACAAGTTACGTCGGTCAAGGTATGATGTTTAACATCTCTTTAAAGACCGGGTCCCATACAGAAGTATATGGAAACCGTAGTGAAGTTAAATCATCGTCGTTTGAGATACCATTTGTAGGTATCATCAATTGCATCTATAGATTCTTCACTCTACTTTGTTGGGACATTTGGTTTAGCTTTCAAGAATAGTTCCGGTGGTAGTGAAGGGAATGAAGTTTTAGCCATATTCACGGATCTTGGCTTAAACTTGAGTAACTATTGAAAAGAGTATTTGGTTGTAGTTTTTGTTGTTGCGAAAACAAGTGTGGTGCCAGCTTTGATTGACACTTGTTTCGAAAACAGAAACATTGAAGTTTTAGAAACTAGGTCAACTTTGGTACGAGGGGTTTTTCTCGGACCTATGAATGACTTTTTGGTTTTgtgtggaaaccaaccatattgatcgcgatAACCCGTAATCTCTCCATTCTCCCCGTATGTGGTTTTCAGAAATAGACGATTCACATTGTTTCCTAACCGGAATAAatctttttgcttgatgaaaatgtTGTCTTGGGTTTAGAAACTGTAGGAGGAGTGGATTTCCTCTTGATGACTTTTTTCTCAACCGTTTGAGGAAAATCTGGAATCGTAGTTGTTGATTTATCCACTACTGATATCGGATCAGTATTAACTCTTAGTGACACCATAGTGGGTTTCAGAATTGTTGTTGATTTAACATCAAACTCCTTTTGTAACTCAGAGATGCGTTTCTCAAAGTTACAAATTAATGTTCGATTTTGATTGCGAAGTTGAGTGATGATCTTTGAATCAAGCTCACGTTCCTTGGAATGTAATAGTTTTTCAACAACCTATGAACGAAGATCCTGAATGATGTGAGCGGTACTCTCATCTTTTTCTTTGAAAGTCTTTGCTTGACTCTCTAAGTCACTTTGAAGAGTAGTCACTTGCTTTTGAAGCTTTTCAGATTCTGATTTACTGTATGCAACGAGAGATTCcagttctttgatttgagcttgcAACTTGGAAATCTCTGAAGATGTCGTTTGAACTTCTTGTTCTCGCATATGTTGAAGTTCtgtttgaagttgttgatgaagttTGTGTTGTATAAAGATACAATTGGAAGGTTCACTTCTGTTGTGGCATGAACAACCATATTCATAATGTGCAGTCTCTTTAACAGAGGATGATTCTCGTGGAGTCATTAAAAAAGCAATCGACTCAAGATTTGTAGCTTTTGTCGCTTCCACAAATCTGATAAAAGCACATTTTTCGGGAGTGTTGTAACAACAAGAACATCTCTTGTCTCGATGATTGAATCTCACAATGAAATCGGGTGTCATCATCACGAAACTTtgaataatatcaagtattatcaCCTTTTCTCCCCCGCAAAATATGATTTCAgtgaatcaaattttgtttttgaaCGTTCTGTTGACTTTCGTTAAGTTTTTGTTAGTCCAGATTCGGTAATGGACCACCCTTGTAAATTATGATAAACTGAGAGGGGCTGAAATTGTCAAATATGCTGTAAGATTCGGTAATGGACTGATCTTGCAAAAATCTCAAACTTATTAAGGACCAAAAGTGACAATTTTGTCTCCTGATTACCAAACTTGGGCTCAAGTAACTGTTGGGCCAGATTCGGTAAGCCCAATTAATGTCCAAATAAGATCTTTGTTAATCCCAACTTATACCGAATTAGATACCGAGTGTGATTCAATTGCAGGTACCGAAGTCAATGCCGAATGATATACAGAATGAGAAACCGAGTCCAGGAACCGAATTGAATACCGAGTCCTATACCGAATTAGATGCAATTTATAACCATCCTAATTTGTTCTTCCTGTAACTGCCATCTTCAAGCTGAGACTTTCCAAATCCTCAAATCCACGAAATTAATGATTGAAATCAACAAAAAATGATTCCTTAATCAGTGATTGGTACGTGTTGTGAAGAGATTTCAATCAAAACAGCTTCAATCTGTTAAAATCATGATGAACCTATGAAGAACCTtcatgtgagctgtaaaatcaaattCGAGATCGAGGCAGTTTCAGGCCATGAATCCTCAATGAAATATGCTTAGAATCATCATAGGAAGACTCAAAATCAGTTTTGATGATCTAAATATCATAGAATCTATCCAATTAAAACGTTGATCGACGAAGAACAACCTTTGACTTTGACGAATTCGAGCTCAAAACTCGATGATTGGATCTGAAATTGTGCACATAGCTTGACGAGATGAAATAGAATAATCGTACACTTTTACTTTCTGCTATAACATCTCCAATCAATCCAGAGGCTAAAACGTTCAATGACGAATACGAACGAAGAACTCGATATGATTCTCTAAAAATTTGTTGTTGTTTATTGAATCTAATGATGCACGAACGTTTGGTTATGATTATAGATCACGAATTTATCTTCAATTTGATTTGAATATTAACAAATAATGAAGTTGTGATTTGAGCTCATGAAGATGCTTGAAGTTCGTACAGTAGCTGTGTGAATGATGACTTTAATGATTCGTGAAGATGCTGTTGTTTGAAGATTAGATGAATATCCATTTGAGTTGATAATGATCGATGACGAATTGTTGTTGAAAAGATGAAGATGTTGTTGAAAAACAAATTCGGTATTCTTGTGAAAATTAGATGCTCGATGTAGGTATGTAGGAGAGAGAGACTGATCACTGTAGCTGTTGGATAGGATTCGGTatccttttttattttttatttttttaattgttgACTAGAACAGTTGTATATGAGAGAGATAAGGATTGATGTTTGATGTTTTCGGTACTGTATATAATAGACTAGGTTACTATAGTAATCAGGTGAGATTCGGTATCTTATTTTTATTTAAGTGATGTGAGAGAAAAATAAGATTCGGTAAATTTTTTGActttgaagatttgaagatttaaTTTGAATATTTGAAGATAAGTATGAGGATTGGATGAAGATATGAAGAGTCAGTTTGAATGTGATATGAAGTTTCACACGATATTCAGATTGATGCTAAAAAgcttttgctctgataccaaatgttggGGTGTATagtgatgaatatcgtatgaatgtatgaatatctatgaagattgatatgaatattgagaggaaaagtcaattGGTTAAGATTGACTTttccacaactctcttgaactcCTTTTCTAAACTTTGGCTATTGTGTGAAGTGCTTCcttctaaggttgccttgtgggatatatatagccctcgtctatatcccaccattacaaggcttagcacacaatctatgcaattcccgGGGACCTAACACCACCAgcaaagatgcttcggcatctcaaaaggaagtaaagtcttcctctgcagtaaagtctgcgttgactcaatcgattgaggaaactcaatcattgaagtccagaacggccgaaggggagccgaaaaacctTGACCAGACACCCTGCGTATCGGCCAGAAATCTTCTTGGTGTACTTCATACTAGTGATGTTATATTGCCTCAACATCCAACAGGgcctggaggtccggcttatcttgatgagggagatctgtcgcgtcccatggaaatgaaTCAACTTGACATTCCTTCGggaaatttatcagacttccagcacaCTGTTCATTTGGTTTAAGAAATTGATactttggttcaaaccacttctcattCGGATCTTGAACATTAGGGTGTGGGtgatgagtctttaactgaaagagatgtgctacctcatggtacattgatgacttcaggagtcggggatataaATATCTCCGCGAGAGCTAAAATGACGGGTAGTTCTTCTACTTTgtaagagtcccatgagaccaataTCATAGAGTCGAGCGACTTGAAAGAGCCTTCACCAGTTACAACTCCGGTTGTTAAGCTAAATAGACGGTTCCTTAGaaaagggctatataaggaacctaagtagtcctaattagatagtcactgcattgtaactgagtttaagAAGCTATGGAATATAAACTTACCGAAACTCTCTAATACTGAATCTGTTCTTACTCATACCGAGTCTCTTTCTTTCAATCATTTCTTCAATTCTCACCATGACTTGACCTATCACCCTTTACTTCAAAGTCCTCAGGTTGTTCATGTAGATATCTTCATCAAGATCTCTGTGCAAGAATGTGGTCTTCACATCTAATTGTTCTAGATGTAAGTCCTTGAATGCAACCATACAAAGTACCAATCGAATAATCGTCATTTTAACTACTGATGAAAATATCTCGTTGTAGTCAatcccttccttttgttgaaagcctttaaccaccaacCGAGCCTTGTACCTATTCTTTCCATCCACCTCGATCATTCTTAATATgatacacccatttgttttgcaacgcccttttaACATGAGGTAGTTTCACTAGAGACAAAGTttcattcttctcaagtgaccccatctcttctttcatggcaagctctcaTTGTATGGATTTTTTGGattttcttgcctcaaagtaacttttgaGTTCACCATTCTCGGTGCAAAGCAAGTAGTTTGTCGATGGAGAAGACCTAGGATTAggcttgggcactctagtcgagcgtcttggtgTAGGAGCAACCAAAGTGGTTGAACCTATTTCATTAGtaacctcctcatcactagaacttgaGCTATATTTGAAATTGTCACCGCTTTCCAAACCATCCCCGTCATTATCACGTTTCAATTTCTCACGGTTATTCAAAAATTCATTGTTACCTGAATTCCTACCAGAACCtgaaagatcatcaatagaaacatcgttaaATGTAACATAATTCTATTTAGGGTCCACCGTTTCTGATTTTCCATAGACCGGgtcttcatcaaaagtaacttCGCTAGAGGGAATAACTTTTTTAGCCtggttatcccaacaacgataaacCATTTTATCCGAACCATAACCAatgaaagtacacttctttgactttgcctcaagcttgtctctatctgCATCTTTGGTTCTTTACATAAGGATTACATACAAAGATCTTAAGATGACTATAACCCACCTTTTCACCTTTCCATTCTTCCTGAGGAATTTGGAAACCCAACGGTGTTAAGGGTCTCAGTAAGCTGCCGTATTGAcagcatccgcccaaaacatcttaaGCAAACtaacatgtagtctcatactcttagtctTTCATTCaatgtacgattcatacgttcggtggCCCCATTGTGTTGCGCTCGATACCGTTTACAACATATTATTACTAAggtttgcacaatggtctttaaacttaagactaccatattccccttcATTATCCGATTTCAAGAACTTGACCTTTAGGTTAGTCTCAttctctaccatagctttccacttcacaaaagtatcaaACACGTTGGATCTAGGTTTAAGAAAATACCCATACCATTcgtgtggagtcgtcaatgaaggtgacataatagcgagaatcTCCGTGTGATTCTACAttagttggaccaaacacatccataTGAACTAGCTCCAATCTCTCTAATTTGGGCGCATTCTCTGGTTTCCCAAAAGTTACCTTCTTTCGCTTCCCATAAACACTTGGTTTGAAAAACTCAAGTTTCACCTCTTTCAAATCCGAAATTCTCCCACTGGATACAAGAATCATCATTcctttctcactcatatgcccgagtctttgcTGCTGTTGAGTAGACTCCGCCTCAACATCAACCGTAGCAACCCCCGTTTCttcatcaaacacctcaaccatgtaaagcgttccccttttatgtccatgagccacgacacaactacccttaaccacctttcaTTGGTGGTTTTCAAAAGTAATCGCATTACCTTCCTAATCCAATTGACCGGCCGAGATAAGCTTCCTCTTTAACTTAGGAGTGAACCTCACATCTTTCAAAGTACGACTAGATCCAAGAGCAGTACTCAATATAATATCTCCAATGCCCTCAATCTTAAGCCTTTTCTGGTTTGCCAATCTCACCTTACCTCGATacgatcgaaaattcttcatcacgcTCATGGTGTGAGAAGCGTGAAAAGAAGCTCCCAAATCTAAAATCCAAGACTCCACAGAATTTCCCACCCTACACAAAGTGCATCATCCGTATCTATCGTGGTTAAGTTCACACCTTTAATATGAGCATCCTTGTAATTAAGTTGATAGCACCCCTtatgattgcaaccccaacaatagCTTCACTTCAGTCCTTAGATGGATACCTCTTGTTAGACTTTCCCCTACCCTTCTTTTCCCCACGATCAATTTTCCTACCACGAGGGTCGGTACTCAACAAAGATCTAAATGACAATTCTCCCGAGTTTCTCTTACGAGTGTCTTCACTAAGAATAAAATCTCATATTCCTTCAAACATGAGCTTAGTAGTTCCCACGAGCTACTAACTgcagtaaccgtacccgaccaacttttcgcTAAAGATGAAAgcctttagttcatcatcaaacacaatttCAACTGGTGCTAGCCTTGAGATAATATTGTTGAACTCGTTGATATCAGTTCCGCTCATACtttccttcatcttcgtattgaaaAATTGACGTATAAGAAAAACTTTATTAGCGGCGTTAGGTTTTTGATACATGTTTGAGAGAGCCTTCAAACAATTAAACGTCGTTGTCTCATTCATAACGTTGCTAACAACATTCTTGGCAAGTCAGACGAACTGCACCCAAAGCTTGGCGATCCAATAATGCCGAATCGGCATCACTCATGCCTTCGGGTTTAGCTTCCGACAAGGGTTGGTGAAGCTTTTTCTGATACATGCAGTCttaaatttgcatcttccaaaaagcAAAGTCTTTTCCATCAAACCGATCGATTTTAAATTTTCTATCTTTCGCATTATTCTCAAACTTTAAGCCTAAGCTCTGATGCCAGTTGTAAGGATTAATTTAGGACCCAAACAGCGTAGGTGATTAAGCACAATCACCCACCCACAACAACAAACGCGAAAATAAAATCGAACACAGGATATAACatggttatatgtaatcaatgtGATTACTtcaatccacggaccaactagagagtatTTTGTTGATAAAATTCGTGCATATATGTATAGGTTATATAGAGTCTATTTATAGAGCATAAACAAAGAAAAATCACAACATAATTAGGAGTCTAAATCATGTTCGAACTCTGCCCGCGCATGGGCTCCTCACGGTCGCAACATACAACATCCCCGGTTGTGAGATTGGTCTTCCAAACGAGCTCATCTACTGATCAAATTTTACGAGCACCACACACATTTTCCCGGTTGTAAGATCATATCATGGTCGCGAGATATCTCTCCCTGTCGCGAAGTTAGAGCAAGAAGCATCATCTTGATTTGTTTTAATCTCTTTCACCACTCCAACAATCTTTTCAATAAGATACAATTTATatgaaaataaatatttttaaagtTCTCACCATATTGATATGAGTAGATTATACTCTAGTATTGCGAGGGGTTTCCCTTCTTGGTTCCGGACATGTTTTATATATCGCTTAGCTACACACATGCTTTATCGGTCATGCTTGGAAAGCACTCCCTTGCTTCGATCCGGACAGATAGAGATTATCTCGCCTTAGCTGCACGTCGTGCTGGACCGACCGATATACCAATAATCAAGTCTTCTGATGGAATACATCGCATCAACCTGGGAGCATTAGCCGATATGGTACATCAATACATGTTCCTATGCCCATTTCAATCATGTCTAACTTTGCTAACTCCCCCTTCTTAACTGTTCGTTCTAATGAGTTATTAACAATATCTAGTTAAGTTATAACTTATGTTTTAATTTTGTTAATAAGTTAAATACAAAACTTTGGGTTCTAGAACAAGATAAATCATTCATTCAAACATAAACTATACCATCCAAAAGTTATTGATACTACATACGTGTAAACTGAAAAATATATTGAACTCACATAATTGTAAATACAACCATCATCTTTCTTAGTCGTTGGTTATAACTGTCACAAGATAACGTACTAGTTGGTAAACGTCACAAAACTTACACAATATAAGAAGTCTTATATTTAAACATCATCAGCTTCAAaacgatattaattattaattttaagttTATAACAAAGGTGATCATAGAACTTTAATAGAAACCATCAAGATTCGGAAAATTAAAGAGCTAGTGGGTGAACTAGGAGAGTTTTGATGTAACTTATTACTTCTTCTCCAGCATGTTTGTACCCATCATTGCCCTTATAAAGAACATCACACACACGCGCCAAGTTAATTGCAGgcataattagatgaaatgggatgGATGTAGGTCTAAGAGACTCTTGGTTTATAATTTTCCATGCATCTTCAACTTGATTTAAGAAATATTCACATGCTTCATGCTCTGATGCTCCCGTTTCCTTTTGATAGCATTCTATACTTGAAGGAATGTGTGGTCTTTCTTGTTCTTCctgaaatacatacatatataccgaTTATCTCATTATAGGCAACTAAATATACACGTGTCGGGTAGAAGTTATATAAACCATAAAGTAAGACAAATAACATAACATATGAAAGTGACACACACCGATTTGTGCGTCAAAATATAATGGCACATATAGTAAACTGATTCACATTTATCACGTGTCATTTCATATTAGAAAAAACGGTCAAAAACAGTCATGCAATAACAAATACATGAACATATATGGTAGTACCTTGTGGGTGCTAATATCATCCATAAGCCTCAAAATTAAACATGTAGCTTTAACCAGAGGAGGATAACTGGCTACCCATTTAAAGGTATCATTAGTCACCATAGTATCTCGACCGACATAAGATTTTGCTATCATTATGGCATACCCAACAGTTACCAACGAATTAGTCATGTACTCTTTTAATGACGGAGTGTACCCAACTTTTAACCATTTCGCTTCGACTAATAGGCAACGAGTATACTCTTTAAACTGCATCGAAAATGAGAGATTGTCGGCGTAGTATTTGAATCATTTAAATTATagaatcatatatcatatatatgctAATACCATCTCCTTAATATGTTGAATATGATATGATTTTCCTTCCTTTGCAAGTCTATCATCCATCTCTTGATATATATTCACAAGTTCTTGAAATATTATTTTCATGTATTCCGGAAGAGTATCCGGAAGAGTATCCGAGTAGCATATGGACCATCTAGATTACATATAGTTAgcataaattaattatataaatagatAATGGGATTGTTACACATATGTGTAAATGAACCAAGCTACTCGTGAGCTACTTAAGATCGACTTGTTAAAACTAGATTCAAGATGTGTTGAAATGTGCTCGAGCTTGAGCTTGAATTTATCGTTTAGTAATGAGTTTGAGTTCGAGCTTCTTATATCACGATGAATAAGCTCGCGACCCAGAGCCTTTAGTTTATATTCATTCACTAATAATTAATTATTCTAAATATTCATTAATCAATAATAAATTATTCAATAATATAGTGTAAAACATTTgtataataatacctattatataattatatatatgaacaaACTGAGTTGAGTTTGGGCTTGTATAATATTAAGCTAGTAATAGTAAATGACCCGAGCTCgagcttgatatataagtttgaagTGAGCCGAGCTCGAGCTCTTTAAACTTTAATCGAGCCAAACTCGAGCCAAGTTGAGCTCAACTCGGCTCGTGCACCATCCTATTCGGTGGCTTAAGTAGTAAGGGATAAAGGGGGCAGGTGCCCCTAgtggttttgaaaattttaatgtaaaatttttgaattttttaattTGCCCCCAGTGATTTTTTTTTGTGCACAAAAGTCTTCATGTTTTGCGCCCAAAGTCTTTATATTTTTCTCAAATGCCTCCATATTTTGCTCAAAACCTTCATTTTTTATCTAAAAACCTCTATTTTTTTGCGCAGAAACCTACATAATATGCCAAAAAAATTTGCTGCGCTTTTAAAAAATTTCGCccagtgtaaaaaaaaaaattatgtttccGCCACTGCCCCTATTGTTGCATTACTAGCTAGTTAGGAAATCGTATATCGTGTACCTTTCAACTGCTTGTGTAAAGATCTCGAGTTCTTCATAAGTACCATAATTATCATACGTGTCATCGATAACGACCAACCACATGCATGATTTTATCAGGAATATTCTTAAAGAAGAGTATTGAGGTTCAAAATAGATACCCAATATCCAAAAATAGCCTTCTATCAATCTGTCTCTAACATAAGGGAGCTTTTTCTGAAAGTCCAAATCCTTCCACCATCTACATAGGCAGAGATAGAAACCATCATGAAATATTATCAAACCTTAATTTTCTAAGTTCataataagttaaaaaaaaaaactgagcAACAAATTAATAACAATCTTATATAATAGAAAATGTTTTTACATCCTAACAATCATTATAATAGTTTAAGAATCGAAGGGCCATTCGTCTAGCGGTATCATAGTAGCCTTTTCAACTAAGAGGTTTTGGGTTCAAGTCCTGTTGTGAACATAGTTCATGGATTATTATAAATATTCATGTAATAATGTTTGTATGAGTTTGCCTTTCAGTTTCTTTTAATAGTTTAAGATAGTAACATGTGTCATCCACTTATATTCTCTCCTCATTTTAATTCTTAATTTTCCATGTTGCAATATGTAACTAAGTAGGATTATTGTTAGAATAAAATGGTAGGATGATAAAACATTACTCTTGTATAATATACATACTACATACTTGCAAACTTTGCTAAGTTCATTTCTGTGCATTGATTGAAGCATGTTAAAATCTAGCTTCGCAAGCGTTAGCAAAACCTCATTGTGGGAAGCTTGTTGTTCATAGAATGGTATAAAATGTACTGCCTCTAGCCTTGGCAACCTTTTTCGGAGTGGCTGATTTAACACTTGTTTTATTTGAGTTCTTATAGAAGAGTCACAATGCGGGTCGTTGGATATGATGCCAAGGTGAATCTTAGTGAACTCAAGGGCGCTATTTAGTACGACTTCACCTTCTACCCTCATGTATGCCGCTTCATACAAAGCAAGCATTCCTTGAATATCACTACATAAGGATTCCTTAGAATGTCCATCTTCATTTAGATAGCTCTTGAATATTTCTGTAACAAGATCAATCAAATACCTCTTATTAGTAGATATAATGACCAAACGACCATTGACTTAGCAATACCAAGTTGACATTTCAAGCATGATGTTGTGGGCTCAATtggacatatgtatatattcatgaaAAAAAGTATCAATTCGAAGTGGAGTGCGTGCGTTGATTGAATAACTAATTGAGGAATTTAATCAGGTTATAAACTCCAAATACATACCTGATGAAACATTGAACCCTTGTTGTCGTAGGATCCGAAACCAAAGTGAAATGCTTTGTAGGTGGTTAATACCAACTCCATGATCGCGGTACGTAACATAAATATATTGCAAGGCCTCCTCAATCTTATTTTCAAAGTGATAGGCTATGCCAAGGCGTTGAACTACATCGATAAGTTCTATCAACTTCATATGTTGGATTGATTCATCAGTAGCTCGGATCACTAGTAGTTCTTCACTCACTTCTCTTTTGAGATCTTCAACAAGTTGGTTCCCCATTACTATATCTTTTTTCTGAAATTACATACATTAACAATTTATAAGATTTCATTATCTTTAAAAACATATAATCATCGAAGCTAGGG
This genomic interval carries:
- the LOC139897672 gene encoding (E)-beta-farnesene synthase-like, whose protein sequence is MSTFKLSSASKIDVTRNTVNSYPSIWGDQFLTYDEKKDIVMGNQLVEDLKREVSEELLVIRATDESIQHMKLIELIDVVQRLGIAYHFENKIEEALQYIYVTYRDHGVGINHLQSISLWFRILRQQGFNVSSEIFKSYLNEDGHSKESLCSDIQGMLALYEAAYMRVEGEVVLNSALEFTKIHLGIISNDPHCDSSIRTQIKQVLNQPLRKRLPRLEAVHFIPFYEQQASHNEVLLTLAKLDFNMLQSMHRNELSKVCKWWKDLDFQKKLPYVRDRLIEGYFWILGIYFEPQYSSLRIFLIKSCMWLVVIDDTYDNYGTYEELEIFTQAVERWSICYSDTLPDTLPEYMKIIFQELVNIYQEMDDRLAKEGKSYHIQHIKEMFKEYTRCLLVEAKWLKVGYTPSLKEYMTNSLVTVGYAIMIAKSYVGRDTMVTNDTFKWVASYPPLVKATCLILRLMDDISTHKEEQERPHIPSSIECYQKETGASEHEACEYFLNQVEDAWKIINQESLRPTSIPFHLIMPAINLARVCDVLYKGNDGYKHAGEEVISYIKTLLVHPLAL